From the Oryza glaberrima chromosome 5, OglaRS2, whole genome shotgun sequence genome, one window contains:
- the LOC127772515 gene encoding bZIP transcription factor 12-like, whose product MASSRVMAAAAASSSSSPPPPPPAAAAAGGAADLARFRSTSSGIGSMNMDDILRNIYGEAAPPPGAAGSAPAPPPAGEAAGAPVAEVAARRTAEEVWKEISSSGGLSAPAPAPAAGAAGRGGGPEMTLEDFLAREDDPRATAVEGNMVVGFPNGTEGVGTAGGGRGGGGGGRGRKRTLMDPADRAAMQRQKRMIKNRESAARSRERKQAYIAELEAQVAELEEEHAQLLREQEEKNQKRLKEIKEQAVAVVIRKKTQDLRRTNSMEW is encoded by the exons ATGGCGTCGTCgagggtgatggcggcggcggcggcgtcgtcgtcgtcgtcgcccccgcccccgcccccggcggcggccgcggccggcggggccgccgATCTCGCGCGGTTCAGGAGCACCAGCAGCGGCATCGGATCCATGAACATGGACGACATCCTCCGCAACATATACGgcgaggccgcgccgccgcctggggCCGCCGGCTCGGCCCCGGCCCCGCCcccggcgggggaggcggcgggggcccCCGTGGCGGAGGTCGccgcgcggcggacggcggaggaggtgtGGAAGGAGATCTCGTCCTCGGGAGGGCTATCTGCTCCCGCTCCAGCTCCCGCGGCCGGCGCTGCGGGTAGGGGTGGCGGGCCTGAGATGACGCTGGAGGATTTCCTGGCTAGGGAGGATGACCCTAGGGCAACGGCCGTGGAGGGGAATATGGTTGTGGGGTTCCCTAATGGAACGGAGGGTGTGGGtacagcaggaggaggaagaggcggcggcggcggcgggagggggaggaagcggACGCTGATGGATCCAGCTGACCGCGCAGCGATGCAGCGGCAGAAGCGAATGATCAAGAACCGCGAATCTGCGGCGAGGTCCAGGGAGAGGAAACAG GCGTATATCGCAGAGCTGGAGGCGCAGGTCGCGGAGCTTGAGGAAGAACATGCACAGCTGTTAAGAGAACAG GAGGAGAAAAATCAAAAGAGGCTTAAGGAG ATCAAGGAACAAGCCGTTGCAGTTGTCATaaggaaaaaaacacaagatCTACGAAGAACCAACTCAATGGAATGGTAG